In Erythrobacter sp. KY5, the DNA window ATTACGGCAAGAGCGCCGAGCGCGAGCGAAAAGCTGCCGAGAATCAGTTTCTTCATGGATGTTCCTTCCGTCATTCTTGCGAATGATTTGCAATAGTAATTTGGCGAATGCAAGCTCTAATCGCGAGCGAATGCGCGGACACTGCCAGCGCGCGGCGTGACGCGGTAGCGCTGCCCCTCCTCGACCGGAGAGGTGGTCTGGATGCTGATTTCCTCGCCGCTCTCGCTTTCGACCAGCACCCGGCTCGCAACGCCAAGCGGGTGGACGTCGAGGACGGCAAGGCCCCCGGCGTCCGGCTCGCAAACCAGTGCCTCGGCATGGATCAGCAAGTCGACATCCGGCCCCGGCGGCACATCGCCAGCAACGCTTTCGATCGGCCATGTTCCCAGGGGCGTGCGAAATCGCTCCCCCTCGCGCTCGGCGACAAGGATCTGCGCGCCCCCGAAAATCGCCCCGACCGAGGCGGTCGCGGGCCGCTCGTGCAAGTCCTCAGGTGTGCCGAACTGGACAATCCGCCCGCCTTCCATCACCGCGATCCGGTCGCCCACGTCGAGCGCTTCTTCCGGGTCGTGCGTGACCATCACCGTGATCGTCCCCGCCTCGCGCAGCAGCCGCCTGCAATCGCGCCGCAGGCGTCGCCGCAAGACAATATCCACGCTGGCAAATGGCTCGTCCATCAACAGCACTTTTGGCCCCGGAGCCATCGCGCGGGCGAGTGCGGCGCGTTGTTGCTGGCCACCGGAAAGTTCATGCGGATACCGCCCGCCCAGCCCCGAAAGCCCGACACGCTCAAGCCAATCCTCAACAACCGCGCCACTTGCGCTTCCACGCGGCAACCCAAACGCGATGTTCTTTGCAATCGTCATGTGCGGAAACAGCGCGCCGTCCTGAAACACGAGGCCGACGGGACGCGCTTCGGGAGGCGGGTTGCGTCCGGGCTCCGCCATTACCTCTCCGCCGACGCTGACGTTGCCTTCCTGCACTTCCAGCAAGCCCGCCGCGAGGTTCAGCAAGGTTGACTTGCCGCAACCCGACGATCCAAGCAGACAGGTGATTTCTCCGGCATTCGCGCTAAAGGAGACGCCTTTGAGCGCCGCAACATCTCCGTAAGCATGGGCAATATGACGAAATTCAAGGCTCACATGATTGTCCGTTTTGGAAACGCACCCGGCAAATGCAGGTGAGCCGCATTACGCAGGTCGATGGGGCCAAGGCAAGCACAGCTGCGCGCTTCCAGCTTGATCGCTGGACGCTTAGCGCGCTCGTGCTGGCCACCTTTGCCGCGCTGCCGATTGTCGCCATTCTTGCCGCAGCGCCCGAAGGCGGGTTCGAGGCGATTGCGCATCTCGCGCAGACCGTGCTGGGACGATATGTCGCCAATACGCTGGCGCTGATGGTGATGGCAGGCGGCTTTGCGCTGGTCGTGGGCACGGGATGCGCGTGGCTGGTGAGCGCAGCGCGGTTTCCGGGCCGGCGCATATTCGCGTGGGCTTTGGTGCTGCCACTCGCGGTTCCGGCCTATATCGCCGCCTATCTTTATGCCGACATTCTCGATTTCACGGGACCTGTGCAAAGCGGCCTTCGCAGCGCATTCGGCCTGTCGGCAGGCGAATATTGGTTCCCCGAGATCCGCTCGCTCACCGGCGGCGCATTTGTGCTCGGCATCGTGCTTTACCCTTACGTCTATCTGCTCGCCCGCTCCGCCTTTGCCGCACAGAGCCTTTCTCAATTTCGCGCCGCGCGCAGCCTTGGTGCGGCACCTGCGCGAGCCTTCTGGCGCGTCGCCCTGCCGGCTGCACGCCCTGCCATTGCCGGAGGTCTGGCGCTGGTCCTGATGGAGGTGCTGGCGGATTTCGGCGTAGCGCAATATTTCGCGATCCCCACCTTCTCGACCGGGATATTCCGCAGCTGGCTGTCTATGGGGGACAAACAGGCCGCGCTCAAACTTGCCGCATTCATGCTGATTTTCGTGATCGCGCTGATCGCATGGGAGGCGCGCACGCGGACGGGGCGCACCGCAAGCAAGGACGGGCTTGCCGCGCGCGATGATGCGCCTTTCATCGAGCTGTCACCTGCGGGCAAGGCGATGGCGACGCTGGCCTGCGCGCTGCCGTTGCTGCTCGGCTTCGTGATCCCGGCAGCCCACCTTGCCATGATGGCGATGAGCGACACCGCTATCGCGGCGGCGGGCGTCCTGTGGGATTATGCAAGCGGAAGCCTGTGGCTTGGCCTTGCAACCGCTATCGCCTGTCTCGTGGCCGCACTGGTGCTCGGCTTTGCGAAGGCGCGCTCGCACAGCCGCATTGCGCGCGGCGCGATCCGGGTGTCGACGCTCGGCTATGCGATGCCGGGTGCGCTGCTGGCGGTGGGCCTCCTGGCTCCGCTTGGCGCGGTCGATATCGGATTGACGCGGGGACTGCGCGACACGTTCGGATATACCGGCGGGCTGGTGCTGACGGGCACATCGCTGGTGCTCATATATGCACTGGCGGTGCGGTTCCTCACCGTCGCTTACAA includes these proteins:
- a CDS encoding ABC transporter ATP-binding protein; amino-acid sequence: MSLEFRHIAHAYGDVAALKGVSFSANAGEITCLLGSSGCGKSTLLNLAAGLLEVQEGNVSVGGEVMAEPGRNPPPEARPVGLVFQDGALFPHMTIAKNIAFGLPRGSASGAVVEDWLERVGLSGLGGRYPHELSGGQQQRAALARAMAPGPKVLLMDEPFASVDIVLRRRLRRDCRRLLREAGTITVMVTHDPEEALDVGDRIAVMEGGRIVQFGTPEDLHERPATASVGAIFGGAQILVAEREGERFRTPLGTWPIESVAGDVPPGPDVDLLIHAEALVCEPDAGGLAVLDVHPLGVASRVLVESESGEEISIQTTSPVEEGQRYRVTPRAGSVRAFARD
- a CDS encoding iron ABC transporter permease, whose product is MQVSRITQVDGAKASTAARFQLDRWTLSALVLATFAALPIVAILAAAPEGGFEAIAHLAQTVLGRYVANTLALMVMAGGFALVVGTGCAWLVSAARFPGRRIFAWALVLPLAVPAYIAAYLYADILDFTGPVQSGLRSAFGLSAGEYWFPEIRSLTGGAFVLGIVLYPYVYLLARSAFAAQSLSQFRAARSLGAAPARAFWRVALPAARPAIAGGLALVLMEVLADFGVAQYFAIPTFSTGIFRSWLSMGDKQAALKLAAFMLIFVIALIAWEARTRTGRTASKDGLAARDDAPFIELSPAGKAMATLACALPLLLGFVIPAAHLAMMAMSDTAIAAAGVLWDYASGSLWLGLATAIACLVAALVLGFAKARSHSRIARGAIRVSTLGYAMPGALLAVGLLAPLGAVDIGLTRGLRDTFGYTGGLVLTGTSLVLIYALAVRFLTVAYNSVDGGLAAIPPSLDAAARSLGAGPARVLGRIYVPLLSPSLAAAAALVFIDTVRELPATLILRPFNLETLATRTYRLASDERLVEASIPALILLAAGLLPVLLLTRTAKR